Proteins encoded by one window of Haliotis asinina isolate JCU_RB_2024 chromosome 6, JCU_Hal_asi_v2, whole genome shotgun sequence:
- the LOC137286523 gene encoding nucleolar and coiled-body phosphoprotein 1-like, whose protein sequence is MFRFLRRENLAKQSQQSISCPAINSPQKDGDSPSESSSESDGEIAEVSRKQRMFARRSIRRDRKKQKEQQKKIENNMISMDDYLSKQAEFKMWLKEEKQKTAADLKSPKLKAYFKDFMKLWNKKKLPQKYYRGSTGTDTPPPSRNHQRFSFVEGSPFSDIPGFHHPIDLSLEGAVLLDSPFSTFGKSPGEPLTAQSTPRIIKLPDIKNTNAVDKENSCTDGNIQQDKPEPVSEKKKKKSKNTTPKKSKMKKDNPYKVTVLSWTSKGELNVCPSSPAEEKEGKLKSLKPVPPKRTSQSTKLKLDTSIPYEEVKDANPLEVSDYDPLYADPDPFFSGSLSVSRSKSLDSGLHVESPRPVTDGCKSVEEIYAVPMKKKRMSAEKDKVVEVVTSPPPPLPPKRKSPLESWPYQVIKGDEEAPIFSMKKDGPELASPAKLSNGSKSVFSPQKTESPMRMAVSMPDLCDPKLDPAEEVDSSSSSSSSLSNEESETETFELKVKITDPEVQAFLDEDPTTLPPPPDLVSDIYPPVRLSLLPPPPPELLMDTPPMENEYRPSIEAFGSQSSLIAECGTPRSSKVLEEGMSLHCHTTPKSVLSLDCTSTETPPPTLVPITPFSLPSLEAVNKSEERSQDMEPTPQSRAPQASVLAVPVQVTEVKEMSTSSRRVSVGPVMIPPPMKSKLHKPDLRQLTSESEASMKIPSSTGDILNQKPSSTGDAPNQKSSPTLDTPSQKPSSTGDTPNHNYLTDALTDLDTSAEKDEVFTYRQALSGAMKSLKSAYASSVEDITADVPRRHRNLGRGLNTNLYTEDVIDQRTTPKHDARNRHHSENSANHLKRNIQEMKEPGGSSSSTSSSVSENSEVKKVMKKPPALKPKPNKGKVAEAVEKARQRQLSSDRSSVSSSASDCSSVSSDKSSRSSSEVSGEENVQRKPSSSCGSVSRVLGSLNQNRVSQSTPSPKKPPRTFSAKRTNGENPQSPRTPLTPTGQVKSILKTTPVSGSCDRGQGQNLDKKASCSRSLTEKVMEQTRPSMSAGVFETDIDSVLDDDCENRDPNCASRGVRETDLDRILEEMQSNYPLSPLLSVDTASEMNI, encoded by the exons ATGTTCAG GTTCCTGCGTCGTGAGAATCTGGCCAAGCAGTCCCAGCAGAGTATTTCCTGTCCCGCCATCAACTCCCCACAGAAGGATGGGGACTCTCCATCAGAGTCCAGCTCAGAGTCAG ATGGTGAGATTGCCGAGGTGAGTCGCAAACAGAGAATGTTCGCCCGCAGGTCAATCAGACGAGACCGCAAGAAACAGAAGGAACAGCAGAAGAAGATAGAGAACA ATATGATATCAATGGATGACTATCTCAGCAAGCAAGCAGAGTTCAAAATGTGGTTGAAAGAAGAG AAACAAAAGACAGCAGCTGACTTGAAGTCCCCAAAGTTGAAGGCTTACTTCAAAGATTTCATGAAACTATGGAACAAGAAGAAGCTGCCACAG AAATACTACCGTGGCTCCACTGGCACAGACACGCCACCACCATCTCGGAACCACCAGAGGTTCAGCTTTGTAGAAGGCTCGCCCTTCTCTGACATCCCTGGCTTCCATCACCCCATTGACCTGAGTCTGGAGGGTGCTGTGCTGCTTGACTCTCCATTCTCTACATTTGGGAAGTCTCCAGGGGAGCCCCTCACAGCACAGTCAACACCACGGATCATCAAACTGCCAGACATC AAGAACACGAATGCTGTGGACAAAGAGAACAGTTGTACAGATGGCAACATTCAGCAG GACAAACCTGAACCTGTGTctgagaaaaagaagaagaagagtaAAAATACAACTCCAAAGAAATCAAA AATGAAGAAGGACAATCCCTACAAGGTTACCGTGTTGTCATGGACTTCTAAAGGAGAACTCAACGTATGCCCAAGCAGCCCAGCAGAGGAAAAAGAGGGCAAATTGAAATCCTTGAAACCTGTGCCCCCAAAGCGAACCAGCCAGTCAACCAAGTTGAAGCTGGACACCTCCATCCCCTATGAGGAAGTGAAGGATGCTAACCCTCTGGAGGTCTCTGACTATGACCCTCTGTATGCAGACCCAGACCCTTTCTTCAGTGGGAGTCTGTCAGTGTCAAGATCAAAGAGTCTGGATTCTGGTCTCCATGTCGAAAGCCCTCGTCCAGTGACTGATGGTTGTAAAAGTGTGGAGGAGATATATGCTGTGCCGATGAAGAAGAAACGGATGTCTGCTGAGAAGGATAAGGTTGTTGAGGTAGTAACGTCGCCACCTCCTCCTCTGCCGCCAAAACGGAAGTCTCCTCTGGAATCCTGGCCATACCAGGTGATTAAAGGTGATGAAGAAGCTCCTATATTCTCAATGAAGAAAGATGGCCCTGAGTTAGCATCTCCAGCAAAATTAAGCAATGGATCTAAATCAGTGTTCAGCCCACAAAAGACGGAGAGTCCAATGAGGATGGCAGTGTCCATGCCCGATCTGTGTGATCCTAAACTAGATCCAGCAGAAGAGGTGGACTCTTCTTCCTCCTCATCTTCCTCCTTATCTAATGAAGAATCTGAGACTGAGACTTTTGAGTTGAAGGTGAAGATAACGGACCCAGAAGTCCAAGCGTTTCTTGATGAAGATCCAACTACCCTACCCCCACCTCCTGATCTGGTGTCGGACATCTATCCCCCAGTCAGACTGTCCCTCCTACCACCCCCACCACCAGAACTCCTGATGGATACGCCACCAATGGAGAATGAATACAGACCGTCTATTGAAGCTTTTGGTTCTCAGTCATCGCTGATAGCTGAATGTGGCACTCCAAGGTCATCTAAAGTGTTAGAGGAGGGCATGTCGCTGCACTGTCACACTACACCTAAGTCAGTGCTGTCTCTGGACTGTACCTCTACAGAGACTCCTCCTCCAACCCTTGTTCCAATCACTCCTTTTTCACTTCCAAGCCTGGAAGCTGTCAACAAATCAGAGGAGAGGTCACAGGACATGGAACCAACTCCCCAGTCAAGAGCGCCTCAAGCATCAGTTTTAGCGGTTCCAGTTCAGGTGACTGAAGTCAAAGAAATGTCCACAAGTTCTCGAAGGGTCTCAGTAGGGCCGGTGATGATCCCACCACCAATGAAGTCAAAGCTACACAAACCTGACTTGCGTCAACTCACTAGTGAGAGTGAAGCAAGCATGAAGATACCCTCATCTACTGGTGACATACTGAATCAAAAACCTTCATCTACTGGTGATGCACCCAATCAGAAATCCTCACCTACTCTTGACACACCCAGTCAAAAACCCTCATCTACTGGTGACACACCCAATCATAACTATTTGACAGATGCACTCACAGACCTGGATACAAGTGCCGAGAAGGATGAGGTGTTCACCTACCGCCAAGCGCTATCTGGTGCAATGAAGTCACTGAAGTCTGCCTATGCCTCATCTGTGGAAGACATCACAGCAGATGTCCCGAGACGCCATCGCAATCTTGGCAGAGGCCTGAACACAAACTTGTATACTGAAGATGTTATCGACCAGAGGACCACACCAAAACATGATGCAAGGAACCGTCATCATTCTGAAAACAGCGCTAACCATCTGAAGAGGAACATCCAAGAAATGAAGGAACCTGGTGGTAGTTCCAGTTCTACTTCAAGCAGTGTGTCAGAGAACTCAGAAGTAAAGAAGGTCATGAAAAAGCCTCCAGCATTGAAACCAAAGCCAAACAAAGGCAAAGTTGCTGAAGCAGTTGAAAAAGCACGACAGAGACAGTTGTCCAGTGACCGGAGCTCTGTGTCCAGTTCGGCAAGTGACTGCAGCTCAGTGTCCAGTGACAAATCTTCCAGGTCCAGTAGTGAGGTATCTGGTGAAGAGAATGTGCAGAGAAAGCCTTCAAGCTCCTGTGGATCAGTTTCACGAGTACTTGGATCATTGAACCAGAATCGTGTTAGTCAGTCAACACCATCGCCAAAGAAACCACCCAGAACATTCAGTGCTAAGAGAACCAATGGCGAGAATCCACAAAGTCCCAGAACCCCTCTTACACCTACAGGGCAGGTGAAAAGCATCTTGAAGACAACTCCAGTTTCTGGGTCCTGTGatagaggtcaaggtcaaaactTGGACAAGAAGGCATCCTGTTCAAGGTCACTCACAGAGAAGGTCATGGAGCAAACAAGGCCCTCTATGAGTGCTGGTGTGTTTGAGACAGATATTGATAGTGTGCTTGACGATGACTGTGAAAACAGGGACCCTAACTGTGCCTCTCGAGGAGTCCGGGAAACAGATCTAGACAGGATCCTTGAGGAGATGCAGTCCAATTACCCTCTGTCTCCACTCCTAAGTGTTGACACAGCCTCAGAGATGAACATATAG
- the LOC137286338 gene encoding glycerol-3-phosphate phosphatase-like — MAFNSLNLASRRCFVQSKSLFSVWHKTVMPVVAHSNLKRKSVEGSFVLNGRAFSTLTVNSKTIREVKADDTREFLSRYDTVMLDCDGVLWEIDHVTPIPGIPQAMNDLRETGKQVLFVTNNSIPGRNELVDKFQQYGFKGCFEEIFTVSYAAAVYLKNVAKVKGSVYAMGTPGMEIELKELGLKYHGFGPETEKPTRDNDKLLAMKFHDDVDAVLVGFDEYFNYIKMYKAASYLTKESCLFLATNKLEGGIMIGPNRRQPITAAMVQAVSVAAKREPTLVGKPDVHMYTCIKTMYPNIDKSRTLMVGDSVRADIAFAKEIGVDSALVLSGTSSLSSIQENPGLEPDFILQSLAVLGSSYP, encoded by the coding sequence ATGGCATTTAACAGCCTCAACCTCGCTAGCAGACGATGTTTTGTGCAGAGCAAATCGCTATTTAGCGTGTGGCACAAGACTGTAATGCCAGTTGTAGCACACTCAAACCTTAAACGAAAATCTGTAGAAGGATCTTTTGTTTTAAACGGAAGAGCATTTTCCACTTTGACTGTCAACAGTAAAACCATACGTGAAGTGAAAGCAGACGACACTCGAGAATTCTTGTCCAGGTACGACACAGTCATGCTCGACTGTGATGGCGTCTTGTGGGAGATTGACCACGTCACCCCTATTCCTGGAATACCTCAGGCAATGAACGACCTCCGAGAAACAGGAAAGCAGGTTCTCTTCGTTACAAACAACAGTATTCCAGGGAGAAATGAACTTGTTGACAAATTTCAGCAGTATGGTTTCAAAGGTTGTTTTGAAGAGATCTTCACAGTGTCTTATGCCGCTGCAGTATACTTGAAAAATGTTGCAAAGGTCAAGGGATCTGTCTATGCCATGGGTACACCTGGCATGGAGATTGAGCTGAAGGAATTAGGTTTAAAGTACCACGGCTTTGGACCCGAGACCGAGAAGCCAACACGTGACAATGATAAGCTTCTCGCCATGAAGTTTCACGATGATGTTGATGCAGTGCTTGTCGGATTTGATGAATACTTTAACTATATCAAGATGTACAAAGCAGCAAGCTACCTCACGAAAGAATCATGTCTTTTTCTTGCAACTAACAAACTTGAAGGTGGCATTATGATTGGCCCCAACAGGAGACAGCCAATCACAGCAGCGATGGTTCAAGCGGTATCAGTTGCTGCCAAGAGAGAGCCAACACTTGTAGGCAAACCTGATGTACACATGTACACGTGTATAAAGACCATGTATCCTAACATTGATAAGTCAAGAACCCTCATGGTTGGGGACAGCGTGAGGGCCGACATAGCGTTTGCAAAGGAGATTGGAGTGGATTCCGCTCTTGTGTTGTCAGGAACATCCAGCTTGTCATCAATTCAGGAAAATCCTGGACTGGAACCTGACTTCATTCTCCAGTCACTGGCTGTTCTAGGTTCCAGTTATCCTTGA